The Quercus lobata isolate SW786 chromosome 9, ValleyOak3.0 Primary Assembly, whole genome shotgun sequence region TTAAATTGGTATGTTTGGAATAACCAAATAAGGATTCTATTTGCTTTATCTGATAGGCTAATTCCTCAAAGATTGTATGCATAATCCCCAGCCTTCCACAGTCTTAAGTGGAGGAAATTACAAAATAGCTTAAGCATAAATAACATTAGTTTGGTATTACAAACTTTTTCAACAAGATCTAGTCAATGGACAAACTTTACCAAAAGGTCTTGGCATTAAGGTACATAGCCCTACTAGTaaccaaaatctcaaaaagaaaataggTACCATGTTAAGTTTCACGTCAAAATCACCTACCACAAGTTTAGGCAAGTTGTCCAAGTTTGAGGGCTGATTTACTTGTCATGCATATTCAGCCATGCGAAATATTGAAACTTTCAGCACAACATTCATCCTGCTGATCAACTCAAAGACACATACATCCCCTACCTTTATACCATTGTCTCTAACAAATGATTTCCATCCATTGCCGATTGTCTGAGGTGTAGCTGAACCATCTCTGAAACGAAACTGGCAGGGCCACCGTTTTCCACTAGAAGCCTGAAGCTTGACAGAAATTTTCCGTTGAACATACTTTTTTGCAAATTCGGTGGTGACATACTGCACAAGAAAGTAGAATTGTAAATAAGAATATTGGAAGGTGACTTTTAAAATACTTCAAGAGCTAATCTTGTATACAATAAAGGCTCACCACATAAgacaattttaaattatatgccTGAATGACGCGGATGAAGGAAGGATTTTTTGGCTTGAACATTCTGGCTGCTTGCAATGCCCTTTCTCTTCCTCCAGATAACACAGATCTTCTTGTTGAAGACATGGGAGAGTTTTCTATAATAATCAATTCTGTATCTACTTCATGTTTTACACACAACTCTCGTGAAGTAGacatttcattttcattcaaattgCCCTGCCTTTTCTTATCCCTATTAGATGGATACTCAATCTCAGTAGCAGTTATATCAAACACAAGAACATGGAATTTTGAGTTCCCCTTGTATTTGAAGACTAAGAAATACCCATAATTGATAGAATGATAATCTACAAAATCCCGCCAACCGCCACAAAACCAAATATTATTGTTAGCCTTCTCCAACCTTACTTGCCAAATGCCACCATTAGGAGCAGTGAGTGTAGCAACACTGGAGAGTTTATTCCCATATTCCCTTACAAACTTTTCAGGGAGCCTCTGCGGGAACAAAATTAgttaaattttcttaatatcaatataaaattaaatcaagAAAACTGTGCTTCCAAGGTTTACATCAATGGCTTCTAATCATCACAATTGCAACATTAGGGAGCTTTGTAGCAATGTTACACCTAACCAATAACTTGAATGACATGTTTTAGAGGCTTTTAGGCTTTTACCCTATttctaaataaatcaaatatcCTTGTGACAGTATGTTCTGTGAGAATAAACTTTCCTTGTGATAGGTCAAGAAACTTGGTTCTTAACGtaactcagtttttttttaaaaaaaaaaaaaaaatcctaaccatcgtaacatttcaaattatacAGACAAAATATTGGAAACAACAACATATCTAAGTCTAATTGGAGGCATTTCATTTCCTAAGGTGTTTTTTACGTTACAAAGCAGAGGACATTATCTAACAAAAGCACAAGAATCACatgtagcaacaaagaacagCAGGGAATAAAAAGCAAGTGATTTCAGATAAACTTGCCAAAATAGAAAACAATACATTACCAGTTTCATGTTACGCATGGTGGAAGGCAGTATTATCTTGAAAAAATATGAGTTTCTACACCTCGACGGCCGGTGATGGTCCCAATTAGGCCCCACTCTACTCCGGCAAGTCCTTGCTTTAGGGGCCATATGATTTTTCTGTGAAAGAGTATTTGGTCTTTGTGGTTTGGATAAGTCTCAGAGCCTGTATGACTGTATGTATGTATTGTATCTATAAGTAGTACACTAGTAGTAGATTTCAGTTTTTTGTGCTCTGTCTCTGTATACGACACCTACTTGACTAGCTACTTGTCATTTGTCAAGTCTCCAGTGCTTTTTTGGTGGTGACATAGAAGAATACTCGAGTGCAGTAGTGTTGGGAAGATGCAAGCAGGATCTCAATCTCTGTTGAACCAGACCAGTTGATATATCAGTATAGGTACGAAatagatataatattttataaagaaaaccaCGAAATGTTGACTAAAAAATGTTTACAAATTCATATCATCTACTATTTTCACAACGAAGAGGTTCTGGGTTGAAATCTCACATCTTCTTCTactataattatcaaattactcttaataatacaatatataaatatttgaatgatttttatttataaataacaCATTAATTAAACACAAACGCCTAATATcaactcagtttttttttttccaaccttTTACATAATTATTATAACGAATTAGCAATTAGTGCCTTTAATCATAGCTTTTACAAAaacaattgtaaaataataataataataatgccgATACCGGACTGTACCGGCCTTACCGGAGAAAATCGGGTGTTCGGGCCGGTAAAGAAAAAACCAGAAAAACATaccactaaaaaagaaaaaagccaaGAAAATGTTATCGCCACCGCTTTCAGCCTTGCAACATTCCCTGTTTCTCCTTCTTGCAGTACCGTTTTAGTTTTACAGCATTCTTCTCATccctacttcttcttcttctcccctGTTTTACATGTTTTTCTTGTGGGTGTAATGAAGATCTGGCTGGAAGCCATGCCAAGTTTATTTCCTTCTTGTTTAGTACGCTGACCAGTGCTcttctcaatgcaaaagttaaaatatatatatatatatatatattatataataaaagtgagTTTCTAGGACACGTGGTTGATGGGAGGGTGTTAAGTTAAGAGTTTGAAAAAAGATTTGGGTTTTGCCTTTGTCAATGTGAATGACAGCCACagtctttttgaaatttaaaatttatgctttttttctttaatttttttagttgattGAATTGTACTCATATGATATGACAATTCCGCTTGATGTTCAAGAATTAAgccttcattttatttttatttatttttatatatttttcattataaaactacaattttttttttaggagttaatccaaggtaaaaaaaaaaaaaaaaaaatctaaatatgtACCTGaatatctatattattattataattttacaaTTACAATGTTGGGTTGGATTAGAatgtaatattatatatatatatatatataattagcaATAATCCTGAAATGATATATTGGTATTCgatatcaaaatattttgtacCTATGATCAAACCGAAATAGCTTCCAGTAGGATATTAACTCTTTTGATTAAACTACCTTCAATATGAAATACATGCAAATgattaaccaattccatattactTGGATATTCATAAAACCACTAGAGcaaaataaagtaatataaataggagaaacaaATGCAAATCATACGATGTATTATCAAAGATGAAAACCTAAAAATCAATTAGAATGAAACTTCCATTAGTAAATAGTTGTAGTACAAGATATACAATAAGCTCTCGAAACCTAAAGCTATCCTAGTACTCAAACTCTCTAGGCTTCTTCTAGCAATCAACTTCGTCAAGTTCTTTCTTCAACTACTCTCTAAAAAATGCATATTGAGTCGCCAACCTCAAGCCACCAAGTATCCTTGGATTTTTGTTATTGCTCCAAATAATTCCAAGCTCCAATAAACTCGTAAACACTTAAGAATGGTTTTGATAATGATGGATACAATCTCCTCTCATTGATATGTCAATggtgagagagaagaagaagagagaaaatgacaAATGCATGCATAGATCTCTTGATGGGAAGCGGTACATGAGATATGGATTAATTGAAATTGAGTGGTCCAAAGAATAAGAATAAAGGCTGCTTCTTTTTTTGCCACATTTCCTTCACAAGTACAGCTTGCATTTTGTGGCAGCAAAATTAACACTCTTCACAGCACCAATCACCAGGGCTCAAGTATGTACATCTATTCAATCACAAGTATGTACATAATTTGGCACATAATTTTGATGAACCGAAAACTTTAttagagaggaagaaaaaaaatacaacacccTACTGGACTCTCCCAAAATAACAGAAGAGAAACAATCCGGgccaaaaccccaaaaaaattacaagataaACACCATTTAGCTAAGATATGGGCTGCCTGATTACATAGCCTAGGAACCCACAAAACAGAAACATTACCAGAGAGAGATAGTAGGGAcctcaaatcaaaacaaagggACTTGATTCTCCAAGGAAGGGGCACTGCCATATTCAAAAGAAGCTGGACAACAACTTGAGAATCAGACTCCACAAGGACAGATTCGCCACCCAGAGCATGGGCTAAGGAAATCGCCCATCTAACTGCTTCTGCTTCAGCTTAGAGAGGGAGGGTGGTGTTCACTTTCATGGAGCCAACAAACACCAACTCCCCTCTCCAGTCTCTCACAACAACAGCGATGCCAGAAAAGTGAGGATCCATTGCTACgtcaacatttatttttatgtccAGCCTTGAGGGAGGAATCCAAACCTGAGGAGGGGCTGAAACCATATGTCTTGAGGTGGAGGctcttgattttttatgttCAACTAAGAGGCTATAAATCCTGGATgcaactccatcaaaattaAGCACAGCGTTTTCAAAGAGGGGTCgatttctcagcttccaaataACATCACAAAGGATGACACCAAACAGCAAAAAATCTTCTCTTAAACTAGGATTCAGATTGTCCACAAAAGGAGGAGAAATAAGGAAATAGATAAAATCCGAAGTGGATTCAAACACAATGGCTTCCATCCTTAAGCCCCATTGACTTTGAAACCAGATAGCTTTAGCAATAGTACAAACAGTAAAGAGGTGAAGGGATGACTCATTTGTCGAACTGCACAACGGACAACATCTATCTATGTTTCCATTAAATTTACTGATTACCTCTTTAGAAGGCAGCACATTGGCAACAATTCTCCATAAAAGCATCTTAAGGCAATCATGCAACTTGGTTTTCCATATTTGACCACTAATAGCATCAATGTTTGAGGGGGGCGAGGCTGCCCTGCACAGCCAATAAGCAGACTTGGCTGAAAAAGTTCTCGAGTTTGTTACCATCCAAGACCAATTATCCTCAGTTTGGTTAATTGGGATGGGGATTTTCAGAATAAGATCAACCACTAGCTCTTCGAAGAAATAGTTCAATTTGGATATATCCCATTTACTGTAATCCGAGGAAAAGAGCTGAGACACATTTAAGGCAGGTCTGGATTAGCATCAACCTTAGGGGGAGGGATGAAGCTTGGGAGATTGGGGATCCAAGGATCAGACCATATTCGAATAGAGTCCCCACTGCCCAATATAATGCATGCTGCCTTAGAGATGAGGTGCTTAATGCCTAACAAGCGTTTCCAAAATGGGGAATCATGGCCAGAATAGGAATGAGTTAGCCAGTTATTACAAATCTTGTATTTCGCCCTCAACACATTAACACAGAGACAATCTTTTCCTGTTAAAATCCACCAGCCAAATTTGGAGAGGAGAGTTTGGTTGAAGTCCCAAAGATTCCTGAAACCCAAGCCTCCCTCCTTTTGAGGCTAACAAATAGATGACTAAGACATCGGTGTCCAGTAAGAACCCAACTTAGATTTAGGATTCCACCAAAATCTACGAATTGAGCATCAAGTTGATCACAAAGACCTTTAGGGAGCTGAATGGCAAACATAGCATAGGCTGGGATGGCTTGGGCCACCAATTTGATAAAAGTTACTCTACCAAACCAAGACAAATTTTTGCTTTTCCATCTACTAAGCTTGCTAtcccatttttcttttatgtattgGAAATCTTGATTCCTGCTcctagagagaaagagaggaacaCCAAGGTAGGTGGTGTTATGGGATAGAATATTAATGCACCAACTACATCTCATTTGATTGATAAATTGAGGGCTCACCCCTTTAGAGGGGAAACAACCAGATTTTTCCTTGTTAATTAACTGACCTGACCAAGAACAATACTTCTCCAGGCATACTTTGAGGGTGGGTAGCTCAGAGGACTTTGCCttgcaaaataaaatgatatcatcaacataacaCAGCTTAGAAATGGGAGGAGCAATATTAGACACTTTAACACCAGATAGCTTCTTTTGGGCAACTTCCCTGTTTATAAGCCTCAGGAGAACTTCACTACCCATAATAAATAGATATGGTGATATAGGGTCTCCTTGTCTAAGACCCCGGGAGGGGGAGAAATTTGGACATTGACCTCCATTTAATAGAAGTGAAAATTCAACTGAAGATAGGCATTGATGAATGAGATTAGCAAAGGTGTTGCTGAAACCAAAGGCTCTAAGAACCGCCATTAGAAAACTCCATTCCATTCTATCGTAGGCTTTTTGGAAGTCTAGTTTGATTCCAAGGTAGCCCTTCTTCTTCCCTGTGTGTTTGAAACTGTGCACAATCTCATGAGCCAGAACCACATTTTCGTTAATCCTTCTATTAGGAACAAAGGCCACTTGGGCCGAATCCACCATTTTGTTTAAGAGATGTCTCAATCTATTAACAATGATTTTTGATATCACCTTGTAACACACATTACATAGACCAATAGGAcgaaaatgattaaaattatgtgcacctttcttttttgggataagGGAGATGAAGGTTTTGTTGAAATCTTTCAAAAGCCAGCCATTACGAAAGAAGCTTTGGACAGCAAGAACTAGTTGGTCACCCATAGTGTCCCAATAATGCTTAGAAAATAGAGCTGGGAAGCCATCTAGACCTGGTGCTTTAAGGGCTTTCATCCCCAACACCACTTTTTAAATCTCATCTCTAGAGAGGACTTTACACAGCTCCAGATTTTCTTGGTCAGAAACACAAGGTTGAATGAGATTTTCGAGGTTCTCAGGGAATTGGGGTTGACTAGAATTGTATAGAGTGGAgaagttttccaaaaaatatctTTGGATATCCTCCCGGTCTCTAATCCACGACCCATCATCCAACTTAATCTCTGAAATGCAATTCCTTTGCCTTTTGATGATGGTTGAAAGATGGAAAAATCTAGAATTACGATCCCCTTCTTTAACCCATAGCTCTCTAGAATTTTGCTGTAATCACAGGTCTTCTTTGGCTAGCCAATCATCTAGCTCTAAATTTAGAGAGGCTTCAAGGTTCAAGTTCTCTCTCAAAGGAGTAGCTTGTTGAATCATCAAAATTTTGTCTCGGAGcgctttaattttttcttttgtatttccaaaattttccttATTCCACCGCAAGAGATCACGGCAAGTCACTGAAAACTTTTTAGCTAGTTTGAAGCCATGAGAGCCCTTCACCCGGGTCTGCCAAGCACTTTCCACCACCCATCTACTTCCTTCCTCCTTGGTCCACATAGCTTCGAAACGAAATGGGTGAGATAACTCCTCAATATCTAAATAAGTGTCAAGCATAATCGGATTATGGTCCGAATTGGAATTGCACAGGTGTCTGACCCCAGCCTTGGGGAATAAGGTCTGCCACTCTTGATCACACAGACATTGGTCcaatctttcttttatattggCCAAACCTTCCCTTCCATTAGACCAAGTGAAGGAAGGACCAATAAATCCAAGATCAATAGCACCCGTATTCATCATGAAATCTCTAAGGCAATTCACTGAGCTTTCTACCACTACTCGACCACCACATTTCTCTTTCGCCCGCTTGATGCAGTTAAGATCCCCAATCACAACCCAAGGCCTCGAGAAAGAGGAGACCATGCTCTCTAGCAACTCTCagaattttttccttttggacCTTTGGAATGGACCATATATGGCAAAAAGAAGCCATGGGGCTTCAGGGGGGTCCGAATAAACAAGAGCAACCATCATATTCTTATCAGAGAAAACTACTTCTAACTCAACACCAAGTCTCCAAAAGAGGCAAgagcaccagatctcctattAAAGTCAACACACCACGAGTCTACAAACTTTAATCTATTGCAAATCTTATTTATCTTTGGAGATTTTATCTTAGTTTCCAAGAGGAAAACTATGTCCCGATTAGAATCTCGGATTAGCTCTTTAAGAGCTCTAACTGTCGGAGCTTTGCCTGCACCTCGATAGTTCCATGCAATAGTCCTCATGGCGAGGTGGGGGGCATGGTAAGGCCCGCCTCCTTGGCAATCGAAGATACGCatgaagaagaagtagaaaaagAGCAGAGAGATGAAGAGGAACCATCCTTACAGTGTTTCAATTTATGAGCTTGAGAAACTGCCTTTGCTCTGGCTAGCGCTTTAAGGGATTTTTTCCTGTGAAGGTTGGAGTGTTTAGGTAAAGGAGGGGAAGGAGTATGAGTGAGCTTGGGCAAGGTATGGGTGAAGgtgtgttttgattttttgggcGAGTTATATGAGGGCTCTAAAGGGCTTAAGTGATTGAACTTTCTTTTGGATCCTAGCAAGCAACAGATGTGGAGGTGGGCTATTTTTATTTGGAGGCTGGGAGGTGGATATTTTTGAGATAGTGGGTTTTGTAGATGATGAGCCAGCACTCTTGTGATTAGGAAAGCCCAAAAGATTTCAATCTAGGCTCAAACGAGAGAGTTGGGATGTAACTAGAGTGGGACTGGGATTGAGACTTACCAAGGATTTTGACAGGACATCAGTTGCCTTTTCCAAGTAAGTCCCATCATTCTGATGGAGGGTCACCATCCTACACTGCTCAAGGACCTCCACTGGTTCATCTCTCATGCCACGTTCCTCTCTCGTAATCATTGCGTCCCAAGAGTCCTTGGCTGTTTGGATCCAACTAGACTGGTTTTGTGGGATAGAGGACCTTGAGGCTGAGGGTGTGGCCTCCACTGCTAGTCGGTTTGGGTTGAgaaaattatccaaattaatACCCGGTTGAAATTCATTATTATTTGCTCTTAACCATTTCCCAAAGAAACCAAAGTTCTGGACTCCCGTATCCTAACAATTGCGGTGATCATGGCCTAGTAAaccacaaccaaaacaaaaattccccaaattttcaaacttaaaaGGGATCCACAGTACAGGAAGATGATCCCTTTCCAAAGGAAAACCTGGGACTAAAGGGCATCTAATGTCCATTTTGACTCGTACTCTAATACATTTGTTCCaaattagggatggcaatggggcggggcggggctgAAGGATGGAGTTTTCGTCCCCGCCctgcatggttttgtcttgccccatcctcgccccgccccgcatgatggcgaaaactttctcaccccatccctAACCCTTGGGGCCTCGCGAAGCTCCGCCCCACTCTGTaaaactttactttttattaattcaccctacaactagtacaatttttttaatgaaacctatttcatgataaaaatatacttgaaattacaactaaatttatcctatcaaatcaaatcaatttttagaaaaaattgaataatatatccaagtgtttaacaagataatcataaaaaaatctcaaaatataacacataacaaaataaaggcagagaaCCACATtagatagaataaaataagctaatattgatatgtttatttaaatagtagggttttagggtataaaaaatttacaattataattcTTAGCAACATAGGGCTGGGCGGGGACGAGGAGGGGCGGGAcagggtgggtctaaaaagtctaaacccatccccaccCCGTCCCGTGGTGcagggctaaaatcttgccccgtCCCCACCCCACTACTTTTGGGGGGACGGGGAAAACCCGCGTggggcgaagcggggaggggcgaGTCAAGCAgggcggggaaaaattgccatccctactccAAATACTTGACCCAGGGCCAGCCAAATCTGTATCCAACGCTTTACCCGCTATGCTACCAATTTTAAGCACATTGTCCTTACTTCTTTTGTTGAGCGAAAGGCCATGGATCTGAATCCAGAACTCAATGGTGGAAAAATCAACTTCTGACACACTAATATCAAAGCAGAAACGTTTTAGGATTAAATGATTGCCCTTTACTATCCAGGATCTTCTATCCCAAGCACGTCTCACGTCTGCCTCATGTTTAAAGGAAAACATAAATACGTTCTTATCTACTATAGTCACCTCTATATCATTTATCACATTCCAAGCTTTCACCAATATTTCTTTGACTAAACTCCTTGGAAAGGATTTGTTGGATAGAATCTTACCAATCAGAAGCTTCTTTGAATTTTCACTAGAGGATGGGACCACCTCTAGATTGATCTTACCTTTAAGCCAGTTGAGTTTGGCCGCTTGTGAAGTTAGTGTCAACCGAATCTTCTGCCATGACAGTAAAGATCCGACTAAAAGGAAAAGTACGGTGGGGTAAACAAATTAGGGATGAATTATCATGGGAATTAGAGAGCAGGAAGGTAGCAACAAAAGGGGTTAGAGTAAATCCCAAAGCTTCACTGGGAAGATAGGAACACTCACAAGGAGAAAACAAGCTTCACTAGGAAGACACGAGAGGCACAAGGCCCATTTATATTTTGGCACATAATTAAGCTaacaaaaacaacttaacaaatacaaattttaaacaagCTTTCAAGTTATTGTATAAAATGGATAAAGTTTTTCTCATTATTCCAAAGGAATTAATGTCATATCCCGTCCTATTTGtgactaattttttaaattttttttatttttaaagttctcagcaaaatttatttattttttttaaagtaatatgtgactaattatttactaatcaattatattatttttaattacatgattgtttaattatttataaacgATGAACACAATTATTAAGATAGCTAACTTATAATcctatttgtttctcaaaaaaaaaaaaagaaaaaaaaaaacttataatcCTTGAATATTCACGGACTACACAGATGCAAATAAGAACAACGAGGCCGTGCCCTTTGCGACAGCTAATTCCAATGTTAATGTTGGAGCACGAGTTACAATCAGGAGTTGTGCTGGCCATCCTGGGTTTTGCAATGGGATGTGGGCTTGGAAAAAGCCCAAATTCATTATGGACCCGCGGCAAAAAACAAAAGGCTGGCGATATGgcataaaaataagaataatcaCAATTAAATGCGAACGTagggtaatatatatatatatatatatatatatatatttatatatatattttagttaacttaattagtaaaactcttttttcttgaataagaaatttgagatttgaacTCTACCAATATAAAAAAACAGATTAATATCTtattctaataataaaaattaattatcatgAAGTGGAAGATATAGGTTAAAATCATAGGTAAAAGAATtctccatcaaaaaaaaaatttgtttccttAAAATTTGAGTCTTGgtaaataaattttaactaaatggTCATGTGTTAAAGCTTCctcatatttaaattttaatgtggTTAAAAATTgcctcttttttatttacttctttTACTATGGGGAAAcgttttattatatatcaaagaaataattttatatccTCTGTCAAACCAGTGACTAAAATAGAAAGTAGAGTTTCATATATAGGCATAACTACTAAGGTTTTGcaatttcatttgaaatggAGGTGCCTGCTATAGTATGCAAACATGGGGGAATAATGTGATAGTTCTTAAAATATGCAATTTAGGAGTATGCATTTTGGATTTGTGTAAAGTCAATTgcttaatatattcaatattataaaaaaaagattagaggAACAAATCAATATGGAAAATGGTAATGTGGCTGATGATTCCGTCCATTTTGGTCTACTTTAGTCAATTTCAATCTATTTTGATCTATTTTGGTCCACTATAGTCAATTCAGTTCAGTTCGGTTCATTTCAATGCACTTATGAGTTATGAGAAATAAAACAAGTTTTGGTTGAGACTAcctattttaaatttgaatttattaaaaaatatagatgaaaaagtgttattattattgtgggggccggttaatcaataaattattaaagt contains the following coding sequences:
- the LOC115961470 gene encoding B3 domain-containing transcription factor VRN1-like, translating into MAPKARTCRSRVGPNWDHHRPSRCRNSYFFKIILPSTMRNMKLRLPEKFVREYGNKLSSVATLTAPNGGIWQVRLEKANNNIWFCGGWRDFVDYHSINYGYFLVFKYKGNSKFHVLVFDITATEIEYPSNRDKKRQGNLNENEMSTSRELCVKHEVDTELIIIENSPMSSTRRSVLSGGRERALQAARMFKPKNPSFIRVIQAYNLKLSYVYVTTEFAKKYVQRKISVKLQASSGKRWPCQFRFRDGSATPQTIGNGWKSFVRDNGIKVGDVCVFELISRMNVVLKVSIFRMAEYA